A window of Megalops cyprinoides isolate fMegCyp1 chromosome 13, fMegCyp1.pri, whole genome shotgun sequence genomic DNA:
GTAATTTTAGACAAGAAGGGTTCCATAAACAACCCCCCCTCCCGTGCCCGGCCCCAGTACACACACTTAGAAACACGCGCATACCGAAGTGAAAAGTAACTTGCACTATTTGCTCTTACCTTAGTTTCGGGTTGACGGACATAAATGGACATTTTGGCAGGTGAAAAGATCGCTAAAACTACATTCTAGATTTTGTAGTTAGCCAGCTGAAAGCTATACAAACTGTGACGTCGtctaatgaaatattttgtgtgttttttcccttgcaGTTCGTtttccccaccccaccctttgTATATTATTCTTTTGAAGATTCTTCGTTGTCAAGCCGCCAAAGTGGAGAGTGTGATTGCAGAAGGGGGTGCTTCTCGTTTCAGGTTTGTGCCCGATCGTGGAAGCCTGTATTCCCTCATGAAGTTGTTTGTACTTGGAGTGTAATTAATACAGTCTTACAGTTTCGAAGAGTTCTGATGTCTCCTGTGTTAGCATGTCTTTTCACCTTTTGTCACGATGGTTTCTCAATTTTGTATATCCGCGTTGCATGATCCAACTTGTATGGTCATTCTCAGCTGAGACTTTGAATTTTCCGGAGCAGAGAAGGAGTTTTTTCTTATAACCCCTTGTTCAGCAGAGGCAGGGTAGATCATCTTTGGTCCCATAATTCGTCTCAAAATGAAGAACGCACCATTGTAAGTTGAAGTAGGTGTTATCAAAATGTGGTCAAGATGGACGAttgttttttgtgcttgaaGGCATCATGAAAAGGGGGGtattaaatgttcatttcatgtgGCCCTGCAGTTTCATCTCATCCTGAGCTTTTGTGGTCAGACTGTGAAACCACAGCCTAAACTCTGACTTAACACCACACCagaaccattttaaaatggtcagGTGATACTATTAAATCAGCCctgtctgttttgcatttatcCTGCCACAAACTGATATTGACCACGCTTCACTGCAAATAGCAGTTCCTTTTCAGAAATGTGCATTAGTTTCCCTGGATACGAGTGTGGTGCTATTGATTTTGACATCCACAATGTCAATATGCGAGTCCTTGAATAACCTGTAATAGCTTGTTATATTTAGATGATTACTTGTATTTTGAATACAGTCTGAGAGATTTAAGCGCCCACATAACTACCTTTTTGCAGCCAAATAGGATTTTTCAGATTTAAGGATTTTCAGTTCTGCTGTTAGTCCCCTTTGGGTAATATTATTCAGTACCACCTAAGATTGATTTTAACTTGCATGCCAGTTGGTCCTCTCTGACCAGTAGGGAGAAGTTTAACAATTTACATTGCAATTTGTAGAGTTAAGttcacatttgaatatttgttgCTTAGTAGTTGGTAAGTCTTTGGTAGCTTCACCTCTGAATCTTGAATGTCAGATTGTGACTGACATGTTTGTTCTGGTTTTAGTGCTTCTTCGGGCGGAGGAGGAGGTAGGGGTGCACCTCAGCACTATCCCAAGACTGTCGGCAACAGGTACATCAATTTTTCCATTTGCCTCAGTGTTTGAGAAACACCCAGGTCCTCAGGCTTTATGTCAGTCACGTGGAAGTGATTGCTAAAATACTTCCTATTAGTCTGGTTTTTgagtgatttgtgtgtttgactTAATTGAATTTGACATTCACCTGTACACTTTACTGTTATGAGTCTTTTTAGTGACTCATTCTGTCTTCTCCTTAGCGAGTACCTGGGGAAAACCCCAGGGCCTAGCGTTCAGAGATGGGTTCCTTCACGAAGCACTAGACGAGATGTCAACTCCTCCAACGAAAAAGAACGACACGATGCAATCTTTAGGAAAGTAAGAGGGTAAGTATGATCCACAAggactttttttccctctggacTCCACCCTGCTCCCATTGAGGTAGATGTTCATGATGCAGGAGAGTCTTTGTGGGGCATTGAATAGGTGGAGCCTTGATGTGCTCAACGACTTGCCAGTTTGAGCCAATCCATATTTTTCTGTGGAGAGGGCTGTCATTTGAGTGGTTGTTATGAGTCTGTAATTAACAGCACATAACAGCCCCACCCTTAATCTGGCGTGTGGAGCCACATGAGTTAAATATTTCACGGTTGGTTTTGTGGCCATTGTTGTTGGGTTTGTATAGATTTGTATGCACTAAATGGAATTGAGACACTACAGCTTATTCTTGAGTTCATTAGATGTACAGCCAATATTTATAATGGCAGTAAACTGCAAGGGTTGCCCTTAGTTTGCAAACAAGTAACATAGCAATGTGTTGTCTTGTCCCTTTGTTTTCCCCAGCATACTTAATAAGCTGACCCCTGAAAAGTTTGACAAGCTATGCCTTGAGCTCCTGAATGTGGGCGTAGATTCTAAACTCGTCCTAAAAGGAATCATCTTGCTGGTAAGAGCCTTGAAGTGTAATTTGAATTCACTGTACTTGTGGAGAAAGAAAGGTTTAAGTGTGAAGGGATGTATATACTTGATCACTGTTGAGTCCGTAGTGACGCTTTGAGAATGATGGGGCAGGTTAGGCTAGGTGTCTAATGTAGTGTGGCTGTTTCATGCTCTGGTCCATCAACAGCCATGCAAAATGTCCCCTTTTTTCTTGCCAACCAGATTGTAGACAAAGCCCTCGAAGAGCCCAAGTATAGCTCGCTATATGCTCAGCTATGTCTGCGCTTGGCAGAAGATGCACCAAACTTTGACGGCCCTTCACAAGAGATCCAAACATCACAAAAGCAGAGCACGGTAAGCACAACCTCACTGACACCAGACCACCACAGTTCTGATCACAGAACCCATTAAATCATCCGTTGGTTCTGAAGGTATATAAATGTAGTCAGTGCTTCCAGTTAAGATGCATGTCATTAGCATTACTGTGAAACTGGTTGAgatgtgtgtttgactgttaGGGAATCCGCACCATTTTGTatgttaaatgtaattgtaaatgctGTCGTGTAACCTTGATGTTCCTTTGGACAGGGGAAAATATTGAttatttgttcttgttttataGACATTCAGGAGACTTCTGATTTCTAAGCTTCAGGATGAATTTGAGAACCGTACCAGAAATGTTGAAAGTgagtattaattattaaatagttttttcctctccctcttatGTAGTTGCACATGTCCCTAACCATGCTTATGTTTCCCTTTACACAGTCTATGACAAACATGACAACCCTCTTActtctgaggaagaggagcagcgTGCCATTGCCAAGATCAAGATGCTGGGAAACATCAAATTCATTGGGGAACTTGGCAAACTCGACCTTATCCATGAATCTATCCTTCATAAGTGCATCAAAACAGTACGTTTTGTTCTTTAATGCTGACTGTTTGGGTTATGTATTATATGCGTTTATGAACCAAATCTGCATACTTTCCTGCCTCGAAGTGATTGTGTGCAAGAGAGATGGTGTGCTCTATCAAGACTCCTGATTGCATTCTCTTATTTTCACAGCTTctggaaaagaagaagagagtCCAACTTAAGGATATGGGAGAGGATTTGGAGTGCCTCTGTCAGATAATGAGAACAGTGGGGCCTAGACTAGATCATGAAAAAGCCAAGGTAAGTGTACTGtattgcatgcatttctgttAATTCTGCACAAAGGCatgcaaatatacatttaaCACATGGATACTTCTCTCTGTGAGCAGAATTAAGAAAGTCGATACTCTTGGGTAAATGTGAATTCCACACATTGCCATTGAggttgtcagatttttttgtttacttaaaCTGTTCTGGTGGACTCTAGTGTAAGACACATGTCCATTAccacctgttttttgttttgtttccccccTTGAGTTTGAACTGTGACTCTTTAAATCTAATGTTCTGTCCTTACTTTTCCCCCCTTTAGTCGTTAATGGATCAGTACTTTGGCCGTATGCGATCCTTAATGAACAACAAGGAATTGCCAGCAAGGATTCGTTTCCTGCTGCAGGATACTGTGGAGTTGCGAGAAAACAGCTGGGTTCCTCGCAAAGCTTTCATCGATAATGGACCAAAGACGATTAACCAGATTCGTCAGGAGGCAGTAAAGGTGAGTTAACCCTTTTAGTCTCTTATAAATAAAGCGTAGCAATTTTTTGATACTAGCAGATTGTACTTGTCTCTGgggcatttcattttgaaaacctgGCTTTGGATTAACTGCTTATTGAACTCTTGTGTTCCTCTGCTGTGTAATATAGACAATGCTTTGGCTTTGGCAACATGGGTGAATTGAGCTGATGTTAAACTAACACTTTTCTCCTTGCACCAGGATTTGGGTGTTTTTATTCCACAAATGGCCCAAGGAATGAGGACTGACTTCTTTCTGGAAGGCCCCTTCATGCCAGCCAGGATGAAACTGGACAGGGAGACACTCGGGGGATTGGCTGATATGTTTGGGCAGATGCCAGGTATGTCTAGCCTTAAGGTGCGGTGGCCCTCATTCAGTGTCGTGGCAATGCTGTGGTGTGAGCGCTTCGCCTGTGTCTTAACTCTGGCTGTGGCTGTGTCTCCTTCAGGTAGTGGGATCGGCACTGGTCCAGGAGTCATTCAGGACAGATTCTCACCCACTATGGGGCGTCACCGCACAAACCCGCTCTTCAACGGCCACGGTGGACACATGGTTCCTGTTCCCCAGTCTCAGTTCGACATGGGAGGCAAGACTTTCAAGTCAAACCAGGTAAGAGGACAACTTATTAAACCGATGTGACAAGGCAAGTTGCTAGTTGAAAATTGAAGCCAGTAGATGAGGTGGTTGAGTGCTGATGACACCATGCACCATTCTGTGTTTCCACCAGGGGCAGAATCAGCATTTCCACAACCAGAACCAGAGCCATTCATCCCAGCAGCAAGCCCCATCCAAGGACATGCCGCCACGGTTCAAGAAAGGCCAGCTCAATGCAGATGAGGTAAAAGTCCACAGGGGTCACATGCACTGAATGCCCTGTGATTATAAAAAGACGCGTTATTCTGAGGGTGAAAACCCGCTGCCAGCTCTCTCTTCAGTCTTGTCTTTTTATTCATCCCTTTCCTCAACTCTTCCCAccgtctctc
This region includes:
- the eif4g2b gene encoding eukaryotic translation initiation factor 4 gamma 2b, giving the protein MTSFSPPHPLYIILLKILRCQAAKVESVIAEGGASRFSASSGGGGGRGAPQHYPKTVGNSEYLGKTPGPSVQRWVPSRSTRRDVNSSNEKERHDAIFRKVRGILNKLTPEKFDKLCLELLNVGVDSKLVLKGIILLIVDKALEEPKYSSLYAQLCLRLAEDAPNFDGPSQEIQTSQKQSTTFRRLLISKLQDEFENRTRNVEIYDKHDNPLTSEEEEQRAIAKIKMLGNIKFIGELGKLDLIHESILHKCIKTLLEKKKRVQLKDMGEDLECLCQIMRTVGPRLDHEKAKSLMDQYFGRMRSLMNNKELPARIRFLLQDTVELRENSWVPRKAFIDNGPKTINQIRQEAVKDLGVFIPQMAQGMRTDFFLEGPFMPARMKLDRETLGGLADMFGQMPGSGIGTGPGVIQDRFSPTMGRHRTNPLFNGHGGHMVPVPQSQFDMGGKTFKSNQGQNQHFHNQNQSHSSQQQAPSKDMPPRFKKGQLNADEISLRPAQSFLLNKNQVPKLQPQIPTMIPPSAQPPRTQTPPLGQPPQLGLKTNPPPIQEKPQKTGKKPPPAKEELLKMTENIVTEYLNSKNINDAVNGVREMKAPKHFLPEMLSKIVVCSLDRSDEDKEHASTLIHTLRTEGLITGESFMQAFLNVLDQCPKIEVDIPLVKSYLAQFAARAIIAELISVAELAHPLENGTHFPLFLLCLQQTAKLKDREWLTDLFQQSKVNMQKMLPEIDQNRDRMLEILEGKGLSFLFPLLKLEKELLKQIKADPSPQAIYKWIKDNISPKLHTDKGFVNILMTSFLQYISHEMCIAEGDEQLSAPTKDQLDQEKQLLLAFKPVMQKFLHDHVDLQVSALYALQVHCNASGFPKGMLLRYFVNFYDMEIIEEEAFLAWKEDITQEFPGKGKALFQVNQWLTWLETAEEEESEDEAD